A stretch of Bacillus pseudomycoides DNA encodes these proteins:
- a CDS encoding S1C family serine protease — MGYYDGPNMNEEHSETREVKKSGSKKGYFFTGLVGAVIGAVSISFAAPYMPWTNGNGTVLTSNSKVEGTVVPVVNKVKGETDLPGMIEGAKEVVVGVINMQQSIDPFAMEQAGEEQKAGSGSGVIYKKVGNKALIVTNNHVVEGANKLAVKLSNGKTVDAKLVGKDPWLDLAVVEIDGSNINKVATLGDSSKIRAGEPAIAIGNPLGFDGSVTEGIISSKEREIPVDINGDKRADWQAQVIQTDAAINPGNSGGALFNQNGEVIGINSSKIAQQEVEGIGFAIPINVAKPVLDSLEKDGTVKRPAMGVGVASLEEIQPYAVGQLKLPKDVTSGVILSKIYSVSPAEKAGLQQYDVVVALDGQKIENALQFRKYLYEKKKVGDKIEVTFYRNGEKMTKTATLADNSAATN, encoded by the coding sequence GTGGGATATTATGACGGACCAAATATGAATGAAGAGCATAGTGAAACGAGAGAAGTAAAAAAATCAGGTAGTAAAAAAGGGTACTTTTTTACAGGTCTAGTTGGAGCAGTTATCGGAGCTGTTTCCATTAGTTTTGCAGCACCTTATATGCCATGGACAAATGGAAATGGGACGGTTTTAACTTCTAATTCAAAAGTAGAGGGAACTGTGGTTCCTGTTGTCAATAAAGTAAAGGGTGAAACAGATTTACCTGGTATGATTGAAGGAGCAAAAGAAGTAGTTGTAGGTGTTATCAATATGCAACAGAGTATAGACCCATTTGCGATGGAGCAAGCAGGTGAAGAGCAGAAGGCTGGGTCAGGATCGGGTGTAATTTATAAAAAGGTTGGCAATAAAGCTCTTATCGTAACGAATAATCACGTAGTAGAGGGAGCCAATAAGCTTGCAGTGAAATTAAGTAATGGTAAAACAGTAGATGCGAAATTAGTTGGGAAAGACCCTTGGTTAGATTTGGCTGTTGTAGAGATTGACGGATCTAATATTAATAAAGTAGCTACACTTGGTGATTCTAGTAAAATTCGTGCTGGTGAACCGGCAATTGCGATTGGGAATCCATTAGGTTTTGACGGTAGTGTAACAGAAGGAATCATTAGTAGTAAAGAACGCGAAATCCCAGTTGATATTAATGGTGACAAACGCGCAGATTGGCAAGCGCAAGTTATTCAAACAGATGCAGCGATTAACCCTGGGAACAGTGGGGGTGCCTTATTTAATCAAAACGGTGAAGTTATCGGTATTAATTCTAGTAAAATTGCACAACAAGAAGTAGAAGGAATTGGCTTTGCTATTCCAATTAATGTGGCAAAACCAGTACTGGACTCCCTTGAAAAAGATGGAACGGTAAAACGTCCAGCGATGGGAGTAGGAGTCGCATCTCTTGAAGAGATACAACCGTATGCAGTAGGTCAATTAAAGTTGCCAAAAGATGTTACAAGTGGCGTTATTTTAAGTAAGATTTATTCCGTTTCACCAGCTGAAAAAGCAGGACTTCAGCAGTATGACGTTGTTGTAGCGTTAGATGGACAAAAAATTGAAAATGCGCTTCAATTCCGTAAATATTTGTATGAAAAGAAAAAAGTAGGCGACAAAATTGAAGTTACGTTCTATCGAAATGGTGAAAAAATGACAAAAACAGCTACACTAGCAGATAACTCAGCTGCTACGAATTAA
- a CDS encoding response regulator transcription factor, translating into MNKTVLLVEDERRLREIVSDYFRNEGFEVIEAEDGKQALELFAEHTIDLIMLDIMLPEIDGWSVCRRIRKESEVPIIMLTARSDEDDTLLGFELGADEYVTKPFSPKVLVARAKTLLKRADGAVGVAEENALSMAGIDVNRLSRTVSVNGEEIILTHKEFELLVYLMENKGIVLSRQHLLDQLWGYDYYGDDRTVDTHIKKLRNKLGDKAKHIGTVIRVGYKFEE; encoded by the coding sequence ATGAACAAAACGGTATTACTAGTTGAAGACGAAAGAAGATTACGCGAGATTGTTAGTGATTATTTTCGCAATGAAGGCTTTGAAGTGATAGAGGCTGAAGATGGAAAACAAGCATTAGAATTATTTGCTGAACATACAATTGATTTAATAATGTTAGATATCATGCTTCCAGAGATAGATGGTTGGTCTGTCTGTCGTCGCATTCGAAAAGAGTCAGAAGTACCCATTATTATGCTTACAGCACGTTCGGATGAAGATGACACGTTGTTAGGCTTTGAACTTGGGGCTGATGAATATGTAACAAAGCCTTTTAGCCCTAAAGTATTAGTAGCTAGAGCGAAAACTTTATTAAAGCGTGCTGATGGGGCAGTAGGAGTTGCAGAAGAAAATGCACTTTCTATGGCAGGAATCGATGTGAATCGTCTTTCGCGTACGGTATCGGTAAACGGAGAAGAAATTATATTAACGCATAAAGAATTTGAACTTCTTGTTTATTTAATGGAGAATAAAGGGATCGTATTATCACGCCAGCATTTATTAGATCAACTTTGGGGATATGATTATTATGGTGATGATCGTACGGTAGATACGCATATAAAAAAATTGCGTAATAAGTTAGGGGATAAAGCAAAACATATTGGGACTGTTATTCGAGTTGGGTATAAGTTTGAGGAATAG
- the nrdG gene encoding anaerobic ribonucleoside-triphosphate reductase activating protein, with product MRVMNIIHDSVVDGEGLRTVVFFAGCPHRCLGCHNPKSWNIWNGTEMTAEEIVKEIAENPLTDVTFSGGDPFFQAAEVKMIAKAVKDLKKNLWIYTGYTLEEIQSSQNNDMIELLHYGDVLVDGRFELEKRDLTLPFRGSSNQRIIRLKE from the coding sequence ATGAGAGTGATGAATATTATTCATGATAGTGTAGTAGATGGGGAGGGATTGCGGACAGTCGTATTTTTTGCGGGCTGTCCGCATCGTTGTTTAGGGTGCCATAATCCTAAATCGTGGAATATTTGGAATGGAACTGAAATGACCGCAGAAGAAATTGTAAAAGAGATTGCCGAAAATCCGCTTACTGATGTAACATTTTCGGGTGGAGATCCATTTTTTCAGGCTGCTGAAGTGAAGATGATAGCAAAAGCTGTGAAGGATTTGAAAAAAAATTTATGGATTTACACAGGTTATACATTAGAAGAGATACAGAGTTCTCAAAATAATGATATGATAGAGTTGTTACATTATGGGGATGTTCTGGTCGATGGAAGGTTTGAACTTGAAAAAAGAGACTTGACACTTCCATTTCGCGGAAGCTCCAATCAACGTATAATTCGATTGAAAGAGTAA
- a CDS encoding anaerobic ribonucleoside triphosphate reductase, protein MMKQSARGEELVKMFETIVHGNEQDLMQENANVDGRSPMGMMGTFASESAKYYAIEQLLSEQVKKAINQNILYPHDLDFYATGTTTCSQIPLAQMLEKGFHTGHGHMRQPQDIKSALALSSIIFQANQNMQHGGQSFALFDIDLAPYVKKTFERNKKRLETYPLTKEQVEEFAWKETENDTYQACEAFIHNSNSMHSRGGGQVPFISINYGTDTSKEGRMLMRQLLRATQAGLGKGETPIFPIQIFKLKKGVNFEESDPNYDLFELALETTAERLFPNFSFLDAPFNAVHYDGRPESEVCYMGCRTRVMSNIHGEETAIGRGNLSFTSINLVKLALISGSKEAFFEALDYYVDLGIRQLLERFVYQCTKKARDFHFLYSQGVWRGGEKLHPEDSVAEILKQGTLSIGFIGLAECLVALTGKHHGEDKESWNLGNEIVTFMRQKMDQATKEHQLNFSLIATPAEGLSGKFVKRDRDEFGIISGVTNHNYYTNSFHIPVYYRVQAIDKIRLEGPFHALCNGGHITYIELDGAAVHNQKALKQIVKAMAQHGVGYGSINHPVDRCKCCGYHGVIENECPSCGNKEEHQIERIRRITGYLVGDMSKWNSAKRSEEADRVKHK, encoded by the coding sequence ATGATGAAACAAAGTGCGCGTGGAGAAGAATTAGTGAAGATGTTTGAAACAATTGTCCACGGGAATGAGCAAGATTTAATGCAAGAAAATGCAAATGTTGATGGACGGTCTCCTATGGGGATGATGGGAACATTCGCATCTGAGAGTGCAAAATATTATGCAATAGAACAGTTACTTTCTGAACAAGTGAAAAAAGCAATCAATCAAAATATATTATACCCACATGATTTAGATTTTTATGCGACAGGTACGACAACATGTTCGCAAATTCCTTTAGCACAAATGCTTGAGAAAGGATTTCATACTGGGCATGGACACATGAGACAACCTCAGGATATTAAGAGTGCATTGGCACTTTCTTCGATTATTTTTCAAGCGAATCAAAATATGCAGCACGGTGGTCAATCATTTGCGTTATTTGATATTGACTTAGCACCATATGTGAAAAAAACATTTGAGAGAAATAAGAAGAGATTAGAGACGTATCCGTTAACAAAAGAACAAGTAGAAGAATTTGCATGGAAAGAAACAGAGAATGATACGTATCAAGCCTGTGAAGCATTTATTCATAATTCCAATAGCATGCATAGTAGAGGTGGTGGGCAAGTTCCGTTTATTTCCATTAACTACGGAACGGATACATCAAAAGAAGGACGCATGTTAATGAGACAATTATTACGAGCGACACAAGCTGGATTAGGAAAAGGGGAGACACCTATTTTCCCAATTCAAATTTTTAAACTGAAAAAAGGCGTTAATTTTGAAGAGAGTGATCCGAACTATGATTTATTTGAATTGGCATTGGAAACGACAGCAGAACGATTATTCCCGAATTTTTCATTTTTAGATGCACCATTTAATGCAGTGCATTATGATGGTCGCCCAGAAAGTGAAGTATGTTATATGGGTTGTCGTACTCGTGTTATGTCTAATATTCATGGGGAAGAAACTGCGATTGGAAGAGGGAATTTATCGTTTACTTCTATTAACTTAGTGAAATTAGCATTAATTAGCGGCTCAAAAGAAGCATTTTTTGAAGCGCTAGATTATTACGTGGATCTTGGTATTCGTCAACTATTAGAAAGGTTTGTTTATCAATGTACGAAAAAAGCAAGAGATTTTCACTTCTTATATTCGCAAGGAGTATGGCGGGGCGGAGAAAAACTGCATCCTGAAGATTCAGTGGCTGAAATTTTAAAACAAGGAACGTTAAGTATTGGTTTTATCGGCCTTGCAGAATGTTTAGTTGCTTTAACAGGAAAACATCATGGAGAAGATAAAGAATCATGGAATCTTGGGAATGAAATTGTGACCTTTATGAGACAGAAGATGGATCAAGCGACTAAAGAACATCAGTTGAATTTCTCTTTAATTGCAACTCCTGCGGAAGGATTGTCAGGCAAGTTTGTTAAAAGAGATCGAGATGAATTTGGAATCATTAGCGGTGTAACAAATCATAATTATTATACAAATTCGTTCCACATACCAGTTTATTATCGGGTTCAAGCAATTGATAAAATACGTTTAGAAGGGCCATTTCACGCACTTTGTAACGGTGGGCATATAACGTATATTGAATTGGACGGAGCGGCAGTTCATAATCAAAAAGCATTGAAGCAAATTGTAAAGGCCATGGCGCAACATGGGGTAGGATATGGATCAATTAATCATCCTGTGGATCGTTGTAAATGCTGTGGGTATCACGGAGTCATTGAAAATGAATGTCCAAGCTGCGGGAATAAAGAAGAACATCAAATAGAAAGAATTCGCCGGATAACGGGATATCTTGTAGGAGATATGTCCAAATGGAATAGTGCAAAACGTAGTGAAGAAGCAGATCGGGTGAAACATAAATGA
- the plsY gene encoding glycerol-3-phosphate 1-O-acyltransferase PlsY produces the protein MLITYLLFIVAYLLGSIPFALVVGKIGYGIDIREHGSGNLGGTNTFRTLGKKAGFIVTIADILKGTLATALPLIFALDIHPLWFGLAAVLGHVYPIFAKFRGGKAVATSAGVLLCYAPVIFAILAVIFFTLLFTTRYVSLSSMVTAIVAVIASIIDGDKIFIVAMCLLAGMVIYRHRANIGRIINKTEPKANLTKKQK, from the coding sequence ATGCTTATTACATATCTTTTATTTATCGTTGCCTATTTACTTGGCTCGATTCCCTTTGCACTTGTTGTTGGAAAAATTGGTTACGGAATCGACATTCGCGAGCATGGTAGCGGTAATTTAGGAGGAACGAATACATTTCGGACGCTAGGGAAAAAAGCAGGTTTTATCGTTACAATTGCTGACATTTTAAAGGGAACGTTAGCGACAGCTCTGCCGTTAATTTTTGCCTTAGATATCCATCCCCTTTGGTTTGGATTAGCTGCAGTTCTTGGACATGTATACCCAATCTTTGCAAAATTCCGCGGCGGAAAAGCAGTTGCAACTTCTGCTGGAGTACTCTTATGCTATGCGCCAGTTATTTTTGCAATATTAGCTGTTATCTTTTTCACCCTTCTATTTACAACGAGATACGTATCGCTTTCTTCTATGGTAACAGCTATCGTAGCTGTTATTGCATCAATTATTGACGGGGATAAAATCTTCATTGTTGCGATGTGTTTATTAGCTGGTATGGTTATTTATAGACACCGTGCAAATATTGGACGAATTATAAATAAAACTGAACCAAAAGCAAATTTGACAAAGAAACAAAAGTAA
- a CDS encoding HesB/YadR/YfhF family protein, producing MNLSVTKEAVNWYKDELNLQSGDTLRFFVQYGGCSTVQKGLSLGIRKDDPAHPAVQIQEEGITFFVEGDDEWFFDGHDLSVTLNNGDDFPQFNYEK from the coding sequence ATGAATCTTTCCGTAACAAAAGAAGCAGTAAATTGGTATAAAGATGAATTAAACTTACAATCTGGCGATACACTTCGCTTTTTCGTACAATATGGTGGTTGCAGTACTGTGCAAAAAGGTCTTTCTTTAGGTATCCGTAAAGATGACCCTGCACACCCTGCTGTTCAAATTCAAGAAGAAGGAATTACTTTCTTCGTTGAAGGTGATGATGAATGGTTCTTTGATGGGCATGACTTATCTGTTACACTTAACAACGGTGATGACTTCCCGCAATTTAATTATGAAAAATAA
- a CDS encoding thioesterase family protein produces the protein MFVAEQEIEIRYAETDQMGVVYHSNYLVWLELGRTKLIQELGFSYIEMEKEGVISPVLDLQISYRKAMRYGEKAIVKTWIDSVSPLRVIYGYEIYNGDGDLCITATTTNICAKKDGFRPVSFKKLYPEWYAKYEEIKKK, from the coding sequence ATGTTTGTAGCAGAACAAGAAATTGAGATCCGCTATGCGGAAACAGATCAAATGGGTGTGGTTTACCATTCGAATTACCTAGTATGGCTGGAATTAGGGCGCACAAAGTTAATACAAGAATTAGGATTTTCATATATTGAAATGGAAAAAGAAGGAGTTATTTCGCCCGTATTAGATTTGCAAATTTCATATCGGAAAGCAATGCGTTATGGAGAGAAAGCAATTGTGAAAACATGGATTGATTCAGTTAGTCCACTTCGTGTTATATACGGATATGAAATTTATAATGGTGATGGAGATCTTTGTATTACGGCTACAACAACAAATATTTGTGCGAAAAAAGATGGTTTCCGTCCTGTATCTTTTAAGAAATTATATCCTGAGTGGTATGCGAAATATGAGGAAATTAAGAAAAAATAA
- a CDS encoding glycosyl hydrolase family 18 protein, with the protein MIQIVTVRSGDSVYSLATKYGTTPEEIVKDNGLNPAETLVVGQALIVNTRGNNYYVQPGDSLYRISQTYNVPLASLAKVNNLSLKSILHVGQQLYVPKGSKQTIESIAYLQPSTIPIKESLVNATRAINPYLTYLAYFSFEALRDGTLKEPTETARIAQIAVQDQTIPMLVITNIENGNFSAELASILLRNATIQNKFITNILETAKKYNMRDIHFDFENVAPEDREAYNRFLRNVKTRLPEGYTLSTTLVPKTSSKQKGKFFEAHDYKAQGEIVDFVVIMTYDWGWQGGPPMAISPIGPVKQVIQYAKSQMPPRKIMMGQNLYGFDWKLPFKEGNPPAKAISSVAAVALARKYNVPIRYDFTAQAPHFNYFDENGVQHEVWFEDARSVQSKFNLIKEQGIRGISYWKIGLPFPQNWRLLVENFLITKKG; encoded by the coding sequence ATGATTCAAATTGTAACCGTTCGTAGCGGCGATAGCGTATATAGCTTAGCAACCAAATACGGCACTACACCTGAAGAAATCGTAAAAGACAACGGACTTAATCCAGCTGAAACACTTGTTGTCGGTCAGGCTCTAATTGTAAATACGAGAGGAAATAACTATTACGTACAGCCTGGAGACAGTCTTTATCGAATTTCTCAAACATATAACGTTCCTCTTGCTAGCTTAGCAAAAGTAAATAACTTATCATTAAAATCCATTCTCCATGTTGGGCAACAATTATATGTACCAAAAGGCTCCAAACAAACGATAGAATCTATTGCCTATTTACAACCTTCTACCATTCCAATTAAAGAAAGTTTAGTGAATGCTACGCGAGCCATCAATCCTTATCTCACATATTTAGCCTATTTTAGCTTTGAAGCGCTGCGTGATGGAACATTAAAAGAACCGACTGAAACCGCAAGAATTGCTCAAATTGCAGTACAAGATCAAACAATCCCGATGCTTGTTATTACAAATATTGAAAACGGAAATTTCAGTGCTGAATTAGCCTCTATTCTTCTACGAAACGCTACTATTCAAAATAAATTTATTACTAATATTCTAGAAACCGCTAAAAAGTATAATATGCGCGATATTCATTTTGATTTTGAAAATGTTGCGCCAGAGGATCGCGAGGCATACAATCGTTTTTTACGAAATGTAAAAACGAGACTACCAGAAGGATATACATTAAGTACAACACTTGTCCCAAAAACAAGTTCGAAGCAAAAAGGAAAATTTTTCGAAGCACACGATTACAAAGCACAGGGAGAAATTGTTGATTTTGTCGTAATTATGACATATGACTGGGGATGGCAAGGCGGGCCACCGATGGCTATATCTCCTATCGGTCCCGTGAAACAGGTAATTCAATATGCAAAATCTCAAATGCCGCCGCGAAAAATTATGATGGGACAAAATTTATATGGCTTCGACTGGAAGCTTCCCTTTAAAGAAGGAAATCCTCCTGCAAAAGCAATTAGTTCCGTCGCAGCTGTTGCACTTGCACGTAAATATAATGTGCCAATTCGTTATGATTTCACAGCACAAGCACCACACTTTAATTATTTTGATGAAAATGGCGTGCAACACGAAGTATGGTTTGAAGACGCTAGGTCTGTACAAAGTAAATTTAACTTAATAAAAGAACAAGGCATTCGCGGGATTAGCTATTGGAAGATTGGGCTTCCTTTCCCGCAAAATTGGCGTTTACTTGTGGAAAATTTCTTGATTACAAAAAAAGGCTGA
- the tlp gene encoding small acid-soluble spore protein Tlp, with translation MTEQYKANPDDRSDNVEKLQEMVQNTIDNFNEAKETAEVSNEKDRAAIEAKNQRRLESIDSLKSEIKDESGYNG, from the coding sequence ATGACAGAGCAATATAAAGCGAATCCAGATGATCGTAGTGATAATGTAGAAAAATTGCAAGAAATGGTACAAAATACAATTGATAATTTTAATGAAGCGAAAGAAACTGCAGAGGTTTCGAATGAAAAAGATCGCGCTGCAATTGAAGCGAAAAATCAACGTCGTTTAGAAAGTATTGATTCGCTGAAAAGCGAAATAAAAGACGAATCTGGGTATAATGGGTAA
- the sspN gene encoding acid-soluble spore protein SspN, with amino-acid sequence MGNPKKNSKDFTPDHIGTQSKKAGGNKGKQMQDQTGKQPIVDNG; translated from the coding sequence ATGGGAAATCCAAAGAAGAATTCTAAAGATTTTACACCAGATCATATTGGAACACAGTCGAAAAAAGCCGGTGGAAACAAAGGGAAGCAAATGCAAGACCAAACAGGGAAACAACCGATTGTTGATAACGGTTAA
- a CDS encoding FbpB family small basic protein, whose protein sequence is MRRNRRRTFEELVKENKRQLLNDRDAIERIEERIEKRYEMQFFKQAE, encoded by the coding sequence ATGAGAAGAAATCGTCGAAGAACGTTTGAAGAACTTGTGAAGGAAAATAAGCGGCAATTACTAAACGATCGTGATGCAATTGAACGGATTGAGGAACGAATCGAGAAGCGTTATGAAATGCAATTTTTTAAGCAGGCTGAATAA
- a CDS encoding 3'-5' exonuclease gives MGNLLLTGDYVVIDFETTGFNPYNDRIIQVAAVRYRNHELADQFVSFVNPERFIPSRITSLTGITNYRVSDAPTIHEVLPLFLAFLGDDTIIAHNASFDMRFLKSNANMLRVPEPNNMVIDTVFLAKKYMKYAPNYKLETLKRMLGIRLSSHNALDDCITCAAVYQKCAVIQEEGQKKTKKDKIEEDAVYTLIKEMLVKHNRDIEWIRNANVGSYLDIKAFYPIVRVKVKGRKNYVLTEKTEEEILETYPSLKCEPALKSEIGTTRIMIESIEDFTKLENYILESYDAVMQALNEYKEMKDNADEEIKKYLSITK, from the coding sequence GTGGGGAATCTACTATTGACAGGAGACTATGTTGTTATTGATTTTGAAACGACAGGATTTAATCCATATAATGATAGAATTATTCAAGTGGCAGCGGTAAGGTACCGTAATCATGAGTTGGCTGATCAATTTGTTTCTTTTGTAAATCCAGAGAGGTTTATTCCTAGTCGGATTACGAGCTTAACTGGGATTACAAATTATCGGGTTTCGGATGCTCCAACGATTCATGAAGTTTTGCCATTATTTTTAGCGTTTTTAGGTGACGACACAATCATTGCGCATAATGCGTCATTTGATATGCGTTTTTTAAAGAGTAATGCAAATATGCTTAGAGTGCCAGAACCTAATAATATGGTAATTGATACTGTGTTTTTAGCGAAAAAATATATGAAGTATGCGCCGAATTATAAGCTAGAAACTTTAAAAAGAATGCTTGGGATTCGTTTAAGTTCCCATAATGCACTTGATGATTGTATTACATGTGCAGCCGTATATCAAAAGTGTGCTGTTATTCAAGAAGAAGGACAAAAGAAAACGAAAAAAGATAAGATTGAAGAAGATGCAGTGTATACATTAATAAAAGAAATGCTTGTGAAGCATAATCGCGATATAGAATGGATTCGTAATGCGAACGTTGGAAGTTATCTAGATATAAAGGCTTTTTATCCAATTGTAAGGGTGAAGGTAAAAGGACGAAAAAACTATGTCTTAACTGAAAAGACGGAGGAAGAAATATTAGAGACATATCCTAGTTTGAAATGTGAACCGGCTTTAAAAAGTGAAATAGGGACAACTAGAATTATGATTGAAAGCATAGAGGACTTTACAAAGTTAGAAAATTATATTTTAGAGAGTTATGATGCAGTCATGCAAGCGCTGAATGAGTACAAAGAAATGAAAGATAATGCGGATGAAGAAATTAAAAAGTATTTAAGTATAACGAAATGA
- a CDS encoding redoxin domain-containing protein: MRRKLTIVVVLLCLASYAVYEQLGKNEKQVREEPVKSEAAMKEVIAKNGIEVGKIAPDFELSKLDGTKVKLSDLKGKKVILNFWATWCGPCQQEMPDMEAFYKKHKDDVEILAVNYTVSEGANGGEKVKKFAEEKGITFPILLDKDITVTTTYKVITIPTSYFVDTKGVIQDKFIGPMTQKEMEKRIAKIK, encoded by the coding sequence ATGCGGCGAAAGCTTACCATTGTAGTAGTGTTGCTTTGTTTAGCGAGCTATGCAGTTTATGAACAGCTCGGAAAGAATGAGAAACAAGTAAGGGAAGAACCAGTGAAAAGCGAAGCGGCGATGAAAGAAGTCATTGCAAAAAATGGGATTGAGGTAGGAAAGATTGCACCGGATTTTGAGTTATCAAAATTAGATGGTACAAAAGTAAAGTTATCGGATTTGAAAGGAAAGAAAGTTATCTTGAATTTCTGGGCAACGTGGTGTGGACCTTGTCAACAGGAAATGCCGGATATGGAGGCTTTCTATAAGAAACATAAAGACGATGTAGAAATTCTTGCTGTAAATTATACGGTTTCTGAAGGTGCTAACGGAGGAGAAAAAGTGAAAAAGTTTGCGGAAGAGAAAGGAATTACTTTTCCTATTTTATTGGATAAAGATATAACTGTTACAACGACATATAAAGTAATCACCATTCCAACTTCTTATTTTGTGGATACAAAAGGTGTAATTCAAGATAAATTTATCGGGCCGATGACACAAAAAGAGATGGAGAAGAGAATTGCGAAAATAAAATAA